One genomic region from Conexibacter woesei Iso977N encodes:
- a CDS encoding glycosyltransferase — protein sequence MSSLPLVSVVVATYNHERFVALALDSVLAQEPCGGEVEIVVIDDGSTDGTPDVLARYGDRIRVVRQENAGHLGAFNRGLAEARGTYIALLDGDDEWVPSKLRRQVAMLEADPGLGLVYGDAVLIDGDGQEIHPSYQAYNGVEFRSGHLAAFGYLMCHNMAQTSTIIVRSSLREHYAPIPDWGRAQDWWIAVQVARRTAVAPVGGHVVRYRKHDDNLALGRGPRRFAELRAKEIPLRRWMFSQAREIDVAMEDMVGALYAFHHCVAVASRDLGIPAAELAPDHVERANAANERLADAVAAERRGDDERAIREALAVLADFPRDAHAGAVLERSSRRLMRAQPIVEERPDESAWPLEEARSFVTVAAVEELAAHPELLTTYAEAFDAGADATLAVHLPDDASVAVLLGALEAAGVSAEDGPDLLALQHPHAEPLEAALARHAHAVLSAGPVPARFEGRPHAADAPSLRALARERWEVEPLDIAIKICPPNWIGAEHWGDTHFGRAVADELRRRGHRPRLEVVREWDTDAPADVALHLRGLWQYVPRPGQVNLLWVISHPELVTGGECDRYDHVFVASAPDAERLSKLTSTPVSVLEQATDPAVFFPERDDALAHEVTFVGNSRGVLRRSLAGLLPTERDVAVWGKDWDRLIDTRHVIGEYLPNDEVRRAYASAGVLLNDHWDDMREQGYISNRVFDALAAGAVLLSDDVPGLAERFGDAVATYASDEDLRVAVDRLLADPEAAAAMARRGRALILAEHTFGHRVDTILAHATELRAAPVLALAA from the coding sequence ATGTCCTCCCTCCCACTCGTGAGCGTGGTCGTCGCCACGTACAACCACGAGCGCTTCGTCGCGCTCGCGCTCGACAGCGTCCTCGCTCAGGAGCCGTGCGGCGGCGAGGTCGAGATCGTCGTGATCGACGACGGCTCCACCGATGGGACACCGGACGTCCTGGCCCGCTACGGCGACCGCATCCGGGTCGTTCGCCAGGAGAACGCCGGCCACCTCGGCGCCTTCAACCGCGGGCTGGCCGAGGCACGCGGCACCTACATCGCGCTGCTCGACGGCGACGACGAGTGGGTGCCGAGCAAGCTGCGCCGCCAGGTCGCGATGCTCGAAGCCGACCCGGGGCTCGGGCTCGTCTACGGCGACGCGGTGCTGATCGACGGCGACGGCCAGGAGATCCACCCGTCCTACCAGGCCTACAACGGCGTGGAGTTCCGCTCCGGCCACCTCGCCGCCTTCGGCTACCTCATGTGCCACAACATGGCGCAGACCTCGACGATCATCGTCCGGTCCTCGCTGCGCGAGCACTACGCCCCGATCCCCGACTGGGGCCGCGCCCAGGATTGGTGGATCGCCGTGCAGGTCGCGCGGCGGACCGCGGTCGCGCCGGTCGGCGGCCACGTCGTCCGCTATCGCAAGCACGACGACAACCTCGCGCTCGGGCGCGGGCCGCGCCGGTTCGCCGAGCTGCGCGCCAAGGAGATCCCGCTGCGACGCTGGATGTTCTCCCAGGCGCGCGAGATCGACGTCGCGATGGAGGACATGGTCGGCGCCCTCTACGCGTTCCACCACTGCGTCGCCGTCGCGTCCCGGGATCTCGGCATCCCCGCCGCGGAGCTGGCGCCCGATCACGTCGAGCGCGCGAACGCGGCGAACGAGCGGCTGGCCGACGCGGTCGCCGCCGAGCGCCGCGGCGACGACGAGCGCGCCATCCGCGAGGCGCTCGCGGTCCTGGCCGACTTCCCGCGCGACGCGCACGCGGGCGCGGTGCTGGAGCGGAGCTCGCGGCGCCTGATGCGGGCCCAGCCCATCGTCGAGGAGCGCCCCGACGAGAGCGCCTGGCCCCTGGAGGAGGCGCGGTCGTTCGTGACCGTCGCCGCCGTCGAGGAGCTGGCCGCCCACCCCGAGCTGCTCACCACCTACGCCGAGGCCTTCGACGCCGGCGCGGACGCCACCCTGGCCGTGCACCTGCCCGACGACGCGAGCGTCGCGGTGCTGCTGGGCGCGCTGGAGGCGGCGGGCGTCTCGGCCGAGGACGGCCCCGACCTGCTCGCCCTGCAGCATCCGCACGCCGAGCCGCTGGAGGCCGCGCTGGCGCGCCACGCCCACGCGGTCCTGAGCGCCGGGCCGGTGCCCGCCCGCTTCGAGGGCCGCCCGCACGCGGCCGACGCGCCGTCGCTGCGCGCGCTGGCGCGCGAGCGCTGGGAGGTCGAGCCGCTCGACATCGCGATCAAGATCTGCCCGCCCAACTGGATCGGCGCCGAGCACTGGGGCGACACGCACTTCGGGCGCGCCGTCGCCGACGAGCTGCGCCGCCGCGGCCACCGCCCGCGCCTGGAGGTCGTCCGCGAGTGGGACACCGACGCGCCGGCCGACGTCGCGCTGCACCTGCGCGGGCTGTGGCAGTACGTGCCGCGCCCGGGTCAGGTCAACCTGCTGTGGGTGATCAGCCACCCCGAGCTCGTGACGGGCGGCGAGTGTGACCGCTACGACCACGTCTTCGTCGCCTCGGCACCCGACGCCGAGCGGCTGTCCAAGTTGACCTCCACACCGGTCAGCGTGCTGGAGCAAGCGACGGATCCGGCCGTGTTCTTCCCCGAGCGCGACGACGCGCTGGCCCACGAGGTCACGTTCGTCGGCAACTCGCGCGGTGTGCTGCGCCGCTCGCTCGCTGGGCTGCTGCCCACCGAGCGCGACGTCGCCGTCTGGGGCAAGGACTGGGACCGCCTGATCGACACGCGGCACGTGATCGGCGAGTACCTGCCCAACGACGAGGTCCGCCGCGCCTACGCAAGCGCGGGCGTGCTGCTCAACGACCACTGGGACGACATGCGCGAGCAGGGCTACATCTCCAACCGCGTCTTCGACGCGTTGGCCGCAGGCGCCGTCCTGCTCAGCGACGACGTGCCCGGGCTGGCCGAGCGCTTCGGCGACGCGGTCGCCACCTACGCGAGCGACGAGGACCTGCGCGTCGCGGTGGACCGCCTGCTCGCCGACCCCGAGGCCGCCGCGGCGATGGCCCGCCGGGGTCGCGCGCTGATCCTCGCGGAGCACACGTTCGGCCACCGTGTGGACACGATCCTGGCGCATGCGACCGAGCTGCGCGCGGCACCGGTCCTGGCGCTCGCCGCCTAG
- a CDS encoding DedA family protein yields the protein MPIAALLVLASVTEKLADFATRVVGDLGLPGIFLLMVPESALIPIPSEATMLFAGFNVSEGKYSLFAAVATGVVANVIGSSIAYAIGYYGRLELLERHRVFHVKPEHLALTERWFERWGSAAVFFSRMLPIVRTFISLPAGAARMPFGRFIVLTFAGCVPWILGLTLVGKAARDNWTDWKDRLHYVDYAVAVLIVLAVVYFGQRWWRARRARRLAAADAA from the coding sequence ATGCCGATCGCCGCGCTGCTCGTCCTCGCGTCCGTCACCGAGAAGCTCGCCGACTTCGCCACCAGGGTCGTCGGCGATCTCGGCCTGCCCGGGATCTTCCTGCTGATGGTGCCCGAGAGCGCGCTGATCCCGATCCCGTCGGAGGCCACGATGCTCTTCGCCGGGTTCAACGTCAGCGAGGGCAAGTACTCGCTGTTCGCGGCCGTCGCGACCGGCGTGGTCGCCAACGTGATCGGCTCGTCGATCGCCTACGCGATCGGCTACTACGGCCGCCTGGAGCTGCTGGAGCGCCACAGGGTCTTCCACGTCAAGCCCGAGCACCTGGCGCTGACCGAGCGCTGGTTCGAGCGCTGGGGCTCGGCCGCGGTGTTCTTCTCGCGGATGCTGCCGATCGTCCGGACGTTCATCTCGCTGCCCGCGGGCGCGGCCCGGATGCCGTTCGGGCGCTTCATCGTGCTGACGTTCGCCGGCTGCGTGCCGTGGATCCTGGGGCTGACGCTCGTCGGCAAGGCCGCGCGCGACAACTGGACCGACTGGAAGGACCGGCTGCACTACGTCGACTACGCGGTCGCGGTGCTGATCGTCCTGGCCGTCGTCTACTTCGGCCAGCGCTGGTGGCGCGCACGCCGCGCGCGGCGCCTCGCAGCGGCCGATGCGGCCTAG
- a CDS encoding undecaprenyl-diphosphate phosphatase — MALGALHGPAELVPVSSSAHVALIPQLLGWPSAELDDDVRKAFEVMLHAGTLGGLLVLIPRPSLAWAVVATAPAAVLGFTLEKPIERRLGGTRATAAGLLLGSAVLVTADRHGGERPAADATLFDALWLGLAQACALWPGVSRLGLTVAAARLRGFSREAAFDLGRRAGLPVIAGATGLKVVRLAQRPPAREVRTAFAAGMAAALVSTLAAAPLRRATSIAAPAAERVALAAAALTRLRRSPA, encoded by the coding sequence GTGGCGCTGGGCGCGCTGCACGGCCCGGCGGAGCTGGTGCCGGTCTCGTCGAGCGCGCACGTCGCGCTGATCCCGCAGCTGCTCGGATGGCCGAGCGCGGAGCTCGACGATGACGTCCGCAAGGCGTTCGAGGTCATGCTGCACGCGGGGACGCTCGGCGGGTTGTTGGTGCTGATCCCACGCCCGTCGCTCGCGTGGGCCGTCGTCGCCACGGCGCCCGCCGCGGTCCTCGGGTTCACGCTGGAGAAGCCGATCGAACGGCGCCTCGGCGGGACGCGGGCGACGGCGGCCGGGCTGCTGCTGGGCTCGGCGGTGCTGGTGACCGCCGACCGACATGGTGGAGAACGCCCCGCCGCCGACGCGACGCTCTTCGACGCGCTCTGGCTCGGCCTCGCGCAGGCGTGCGCGCTGTGGCCGGGCGTGTCACGCCTCGGGCTGACGGTGGCCGCCGCGCGGCTGCGCGGGTTCTCGCGCGAAGCGGCGTTCGACCTCGGGCGCCGCGCGGGCCTGCCGGTGATCGCCGGCGCCACCGGGCTGAAGGTCGTGCGGCTGGCCCAGCGCCCGCCTGCGCGCGAAGTCCGGACCGCGTTCGCCGCCGGGATGGCCGCAGCCTTGGTCTCGACGCTCGCGGCGGCGCCGCTGCGCCGCGCGACGTCGATCGCCGCACCCGCCGCCGAGCGCGTCGCGCTGGCCGCCGCCGCCCTGACGCGTCTGCGACGATCCCCAGCATGA
- the purM gene encoding phosphoribosylformylglycinamidine cyclo-ligase, producing MSDAYAAAGVDTDQADAGVGALVAVLKTIETGSPSRSVVPSGHYASVLKVSDDLGIAIATDGVGSKLVVAEEADRLETVGIDCVAMNVNDLICVGAEPIALVDYLAVEQVDAGRLARIGQGLKVGAEAAGTEVPGGELAVLPELIRGHPSPHGFDLCATAIGTVRLDDLVLGDRIAPGDALIGVPSSGLHSNGYTLARRALQVDGGLTLDDTPEELGGASVADALLEPTVIYVRAVLELLKSSVDVRGLAHITGGGLNNILRLGRGYEISDPLPSPPVFDLVARLGDVPVAEMWEVFNMGCGFIAIVPEADADEAARILASHHEGARRIGTVTDRDGTVTVPGLGLTFPLR from the coding sequence ATGAGCGATGCTTACGCCGCCGCCGGCGTGGACACGGATCAGGCCGACGCGGGCGTCGGGGCGCTCGTCGCGGTCCTGAAGACGATCGAGACCGGCAGCCCGTCGCGCTCGGTCGTCCCGTCCGGCCACTACGCGTCGGTGCTGAAGGTCAGCGACGACCTCGGGATCGCGATCGCGACCGACGGCGTCGGCAGCAAGCTCGTCGTCGCCGAGGAGGCCGACCGGCTGGAGACCGTCGGGATCGACTGCGTCGCGATGAACGTCAACGACCTGATCTGCGTCGGCGCCGAGCCGATCGCCCTTGTTGATTACCTTGCGGTCGAGCAGGTCGACGCCGGGCGCCTGGCGCGCATCGGCCAGGGCCTGAAGGTCGGCGCCGAGGCCGCGGGCACCGAGGTGCCGGGCGGCGAGCTGGCCGTCCTGCCCGAGCTGATCCGCGGCCACCCGTCGCCGCACGGCTTCGACCTCTGCGCTACCGCGATCGGCACCGTCAGGTTGGACGACCTGGTCCTCGGCGACCGCATCGCCCCCGGCGACGCGCTGATCGGCGTGCCCTCGTCCGGGCTGCACTCCAACGGCTACACCCTGGCCCGCCGCGCGCTGCAGGTCGATGGCGGCCTGACGCTCGACGACACGCCGGAGGAGCTGGGCGGCGCGTCGGTCGCCGACGCGCTGCTGGAGCCGACGGTCATCTACGTCCGCGCGGTCCTGGAGTTGTTGAAGTCCTCGGTCGACGTCCGCGGCCTGGCCCACATCACCGGTGGCGGGTTGAACAACATCCTGCGCCTCGGCCGCGGCTACGAGATCAGCGACCCGCTGCCGAGCCCGCCGGTCTTCGACCTCGTCGCGCGCCTCGGCGACGTCCCCGTCGCCGAGATGTGGGAGGTCTTCAACATGGGCTGCGGCTTCATCGCGATCGTGCCGGAGGCCGACGCCGACGAGGCCGCGCGGATCCTCGCCTCGCACCACGAGGGCGCACGGCGGATCGGCACCGTGACCGACCGGGACGGGACCGTCACGGTCCCGGGTCTGGGGCTCACCTTCCCGTTGCGCTGA
- a CDS encoding glycosyltransferase, with translation MSASAEPVVVLAPGDAWTADGLQRLLAAAAAHPGAGLVHGDALLVDDEGRERGRRAGARATGPALIRRAWRGERAVAAGSFLVRRDVLDALGRSALDDPYNFILRAAAVAPVHHVEGEPVVRTSAAADARAGQDAAGQGAALLAALDGGDVTLRDLVPELDWPILHPDAARRRALELLAGVAAARTPALPRVASELQRRAAALPVAPAPRRDKGKLVMTAFGWNDSGGGTMLPRFAAKELVRRGWDVVVFHAAVAPDPSGVPYAIREWEEDGVRLVGVHNRAHGLLDLGAPERELDDPPITAAFADLLDRERPDVIHFHNLHNLGAALLDAAAARGIPSYFTTHNYWLACPRAYLLRGDQSLCGGPGDAGGDCAACVGSHDVGGHQARLAGIREAFSRAIGACLTVSHGVRRTLVDQGYPAAALDVVRQCVPAEDEAWERVGRDRVPGRLDDQVLHVGFFGSVYPHKGAQLLVAAAQAVAAEIRVHVHGEIPDRMAHELRRLDRRGLVELHGKFEPTELPDLLARVDAAALPSLWWDCAPLVAGECLAARVPLLSPRMGGLADAIEDGVDGLAFDGGDQAQLTVALERLAGEAGLLERLQSNIAAPRGFAAYVDELEAYYGGARPSRVHDEPPLAVSWVGEHDAPTSLARINRSVVAGLAGDPELTVRAAATDRPVASSPLPHAADVEVRHQWPPDLRPPASGHLALIQPWEFGAVPEAWVGPLNTVVDELWVPSEHVREMYVSSGVEADRVAVVPNGVDLDAFAPEGPAYDLGDRAPGTRFLFVGGAIGRKGIDVLLGAWQAAFTRADDVTLIVKDFGAEGVYRGGDRAELQRLAADPDGPRVVHLTETLSDAEVSALYRACDVLVHPYRGEGFAMPVLEAMACGRPVLLTGGGPTDEFCPPEAGWRIASQRALIPGRQISGMALAGDGWMLEPDAADLTRLLREVAETSAEERARRGVAGRAAAAQLGWDAVSARYAERLKALSERPARIARTPDVDLGLEDDDDRLRLLAVPAYRGTDRLADLLAAWAQAAPSGTPATLVLVADPGQDGDAAGVEGHIVAAAAAAGADLDACADIEVRFLHATPGRDAALAAATDAFVPLHGASEGHARRARAAGNAVVAPDAGAIAAFLATAPAVSATGR, from the coding sequence TTGTCCGCCTCGGCTGAGCCGGTCGTCGTCCTCGCGCCGGGCGACGCCTGGACCGCCGACGGCCTTCAGCGGCTCCTCGCCGCGGCCGCCGCGCATCCCGGCGCCGGCCTCGTCCACGGCGACGCGCTGCTGGTCGACGACGAGGGTCGCGAGCGCGGCCGCCGCGCGGGCGCACGTGCGACCGGGCCCGCGCTGATCCGCCGGGCCTGGCGTGGCGAGCGGGCCGTGGCCGCCGGATCGTTCCTGGTCCGCCGCGACGTGCTCGACGCGCTCGGGCGCAGCGCGCTGGACGACCCCTACAACTTCATCCTGCGCGCCGCCGCCGTGGCGCCCGTGCACCACGTCGAGGGCGAGCCGGTCGTTCGCACCTCCGCCGCGGCCGACGCGCGCGCCGGCCAGGACGCCGCCGGTCAGGGCGCCGCGCTGCTGGCTGCGCTGGACGGCGGCGACGTCACGCTGCGTGACCTCGTCCCGGAGCTCGACTGGCCGATCCTGCATCCCGACGCGGCCCGGCGCCGGGCGCTGGAGCTGCTGGCCGGCGTCGCGGCGGCTCGCACGCCGGCCCTGCCGCGCGTGGCCTCCGAGCTGCAGCGCCGCGCCGCCGCGCTCCCCGTGGCCCCCGCGCCCAGGCGCGACAAGGGCAAGCTCGTGATGACCGCCTTCGGGTGGAACGACTCCGGTGGCGGGACGATGCTCCCGCGCTTCGCCGCCAAGGAGCTCGTCCGCCGCGGCTGGGACGTCGTCGTCTTCCACGCCGCCGTCGCGCCCGACCCGTCAGGCGTCCCCTACGCGATCCGCGAGTGGGAGGAGGACGGCGTCCGCCTCGTCGGCGTGCACAACCGCGCGCACGGCCTGCTCGACCTCGGCGCGCCGGAGCGCGAGCTCGACGACCCGCCGATCACGGCGGCGTTCGCCGACCTGCTCGATCGCGAGCGGCCCGACGTCATCCACTTCCACAACCTGCACAACCTCGGTGCCGCGCTGCTGGACGCCGCCGCGGCGCGGGGGATCCCGTCGTACTTCACCACCCACAACTACTGGCTGGCCTGCCCGCGCGCGTACCTGCTGCGCGGCGATCAGAGCCTGTGCGGCGGGCCCGGCGACGCGGGTGGCGACTGCGCCGCGTGCGTCGGCAGCCACGACGTCGGCGGCCACCAGGCCCGGCTCGCCGGGATCCGCGAGGCCTTCTCGCGCGCGATCGGCGCCTGCCTGACCGTCTCGCACGGGGTGCGGCGCACGCTGGTCGACCAGGGCTACCCGGCCGCGGCGCTCGACGTCGTGCGCCAGTGCGTGCCGGCCGAGGACGAAGCGTGGGAGCGCGTCGGGCGCGACCGCGTGCCGGGCCGCCTCGACGACCAAGTGCTACATGTCGGGTTCTTCGGCTCCGTCTACCCGCACAAGGGCGCGCAGCTGCTCGTCGCCGCGGCGCAGGCGGTCGCCGCCGAGATCCGTGTCCACGTCCACGGCGAGATCCCGGACCGCATGGCGCACGAGCTGCGCCGCTTGGACCGGCGCGGCCTGGTCGAGCTGCACGGGAAGTTCGAGCCGACCGAGCTGCCGGACCTGCTGGCGCGCGTCGACGCGGCCGCCCTGCCGTCGCTGTGGTGGGACTGCGCCCCGCTGGTCGCGGGCGAGTGCCTCGCCGCGCGGGTGCCGCTGCTCTCCCCGCGGATGGGCGGCCTGGCCGACGCGATCGAGGACGGGGTCGACGGCCTCGCCTTCGACGGCGGCGACCAGGCGCAGCTGACCGTCGCGCTGGAGCGCCTGGCCGGCGAGGCCGGGCTGCTGGAGCGCCTGCAATCCAACATCGCCGCCCCGCGCGGCTTCGCGGCCTACGTCGACGAGCTCGAGGCCTACTACGGCGGCGCACGCCCGTCGCGCGTGCACGACGAGCCGCCGCTGGCGGTGTCGTGGGTCGGCGAGCACGACGCACCGACGTCGCTGGCCCGCATCAACCGCAGCGTCGTGGCCGGCCTGGCCGGCGACCCCGAGCTGACCGTCCGCGCCGCGGCGACCGATCGCCCGGTCGCGTCCTCGCCGCTGCCGCACGCGGCCGACGTCGAGGTGCGCCACCAGTGGCCGCCGGACCTCCGGCCGCCCGCCTCGGGCCACCTCGCGCTGATCCAGCCCTGGGAGTTCGGCGCGGTCCCCGAGGCGTGGGTCGGCCCGCTGAACACCGTGGTCGACGAGCTGTGGGTGCCATCCGAGCACGTGCGCGAGATGTACGTCAGCTCCGGCGTGGAGGCCGATCGCGTCGCGGTCGTGCCCAACGGCGTCGACCTCGACGCCTTCGCGCCCGAGGGCCCGGCCTACGACCTCGGCGACCGCGCGCCCGGCACCCGGTTCCTCTTCGTCGGCGGCGCGATCGGCCGTAAGGGCATCGACGTCCTGCTCGGTGCCTGGCAGGCGGCGTTCACGCGCGCCGACGACGTCACGCTGATCGTCAAGGACTTCGGCGCCGAGGGCGTCTACCGCGGTGGCGACCGGGCCGAGCTGCAGCGCCTGGCCGCCGATCCGGACGGGCCGCGCGTCGTGCACCTCACCGAGACGCTGAGCGATGCGGAGGTCTCCGCGCTCTACCGCGCCTGTGACGTCCTCGTGCACCCCTATCGCGGCGAGGGCTTCGCGATGCCGGTGCTGGAGGCGATGGCCTGCGGGCGCCCCGTGCTGCTCACCGGCGGCGGTCCGACCGACGAGTTCTGCCCGCCGGAGGCGGGCTGGCGGATCGCCTCGCAGCGCGCGCTGATCCCCGGCCGTCAGATCTCCGGGATGGCGCTGGCCGGCGACGGCTGGATGCTGGAGCCCGACGCCGCCGACCTGACGCGCCTGCTGCGCGAGGTCGCCGAGACGTCCGCTGAGGAGCGCGCGCGCCGCGGTGTCGCCGGCCGCGCCGCCGCCGCGCAGCTCGGCTGGGACGCGGTGTCGGCCCGCTACGCGGAGCGCCTGAAGGCGCTCAGCGAGCGCCCCGCGCGCATCGCCCGGACGCCGGACGTCGACCTCGGGCTGGAGGACGACGACGATCGGCTGCGGCTGCTGGCGGTCCCGGCCTACCGCGGGACCGACCGGCTCGCCGACCTGCTGGCCGCGTGGGCGCAGGCCGCGCCGAGCGGCACCCCCGCGACCCTCGTGCTCGTCGCCGATCCCGGCCAGGACGGCGATGCCGCCGGCGTCGAGGGGCACATCGTCGCGGCGGCCGCCGCGGCCGGCGCCGATCTCGACGCGTGCGCCGACATCGAGGTGCGGTTCCTGCACGCCACGCCCGGGCGCGACGCCGCGCTGGCGGCGGCGACCGACGCGTTCGTGCCGCTGCACGGCGCCTCCGAGGGCCACGCCCGCCGCGCCCGCGCGGCCGGCAACGCCGTCGTCGCGCCCGACGCAGGCGCCATCGCCGCGTTCCTGGCGACCGCGCCCGCGGTCAGCGCAACGGGAAGGTGA
- a CDS encoding CHAP domain-containing protein: MSVETVMARITQLQQGLLPQTEPSTTGTSSTAFASTLQDATSSAGVTGASGTAATGTSFSSGVSGAATATDTTGQTAGQRALQVAEGEIGQTEQPPGSNDSPRIAEYRTATAGSGIGPWCAYFVSWAAKQAGAPVGEAGQGFGSVSALSSWAQRTGRFTPAAAGQAPQPGDLIVWGGEHVGMVESVDSDGKIHTVEGNSSNMVTRRVHDSTGDGATGFVRLG; encoded by the coding sequence ATGAGCGTGGAGACCGTGATGGCGCGGATCACCCAGCTGCAGCAGGGACTGCTGCCGCAGACCGAACCTTCGACGACGGGCACGTCGTCGACCGCGTTCGCCTCCACGCTGCAGGACGCAACATCATCCGCCGGCGTCACCGGTGCCTCGGGCACCGCAGCGACCGGCACCAGCTTCAGCTCAGGCGTGTCCGGCGCGGCAACCGCGACGGACACGACCGGGCAGACCGCGGGCCAGCGCGCCCTGCAGGTCGCCGAGGGCGAGATCGGCCAGACCGAGCAGCCGCCCGGCTCCAACGACTCGCCGCGGATCGCCGAGTACCGCACGGCCACCGCCGGCAGCGGGATCGGCCCGTGGTGCGCGTACTTCGTCTCCTGGGCCGCCAAGCAGGCCGGCGCGCCGGTCGGCGAGGCCGGGCAGGGCTTCGGCTCGGTCTCGGCGCTGTCGTCCTGGGCGCAGCGCACCGGGCGCTTCACGCCCGCCGCCGCCGGCCAGGCGCCGCAGCCCGGCGACCTGATCGTCTGGGGCGGCGAGCACGTCGGCATGGTCGAGTCCGTCGACTCCGACGGCAAGATCCACACGGTCGAGGGCAACTCCTCCAACATGGTCACGCGGCGGGTGCACGACAGCACCGGCGACGGGGCGACGGGCTTTGTCCGCCTCGGCTGA
- a CDS encoding flagellin, with protein MSLRITHNVEAMNSYNSLSKTSASISKSMQRLSSGYRINSASDDAAGLGISESMRSQIRGLGQAQKNIQDGQSMVQTAEGNLDEVHSMLQRVRELAVQYKNGSLDNNARTSIQNEVNQLASEITRIGSSASFNGINLLDGSTSTVSFQVGANDGQQISVDLVNLSTTVGSSYASLSTSGTTDISEIDTAITAVSTARATFGAVQNRLDHSLSVAASYQENLTSAESRIRDVDMADEMVSLTKNQILSQAGTAMLSQANQAPQSVLRLLG; from the coding sequence ATGTCCCTTCGCATCACGCACAACGTCGAGGCGATGAACAGCTACAACTCGCTGTCCAAGACCTCGGCTTCCATTTCCAAGTCGATGCAGCGCCTCAGCTCGGGCTACCGCATCAACTCGGCGTCGGACGACGCGGCCGGCCTCGGCATCTCCGAGTCCATGCGGTCGCAGATCCGTGGTCTGGGGCAGGCCCAGAAGAACATCCAGGACGGCCAGTCGATGGTGCAGACCGCCGAGGGCAACCTCGACGAGGTGCACAGCATGCTGCAGCGCGTCCGTGAGCTCGCCGTCCAGTACAAGAACGGCTCGCTCGACAACAACGCCCGCACGTCGATCCAGAACGAGGTGAACCAGCTGGCGTCCGAGATCACCCGCATCGGTTCCTCGGCGTCCTTCAACGGCATCAACCTGCTCGACGGCAGCACCTCGACGGTCTCGTTCCAGGTGGGCGCCAACGACGGCCAGCAGATCTCGGTCGACCTGGTCAACCTGTCGACGACCGTCGGCTCGTCGTACGCGTCGCTGTCCACCAGCGGCACCACCGACATCTCCGAGATCGACACGGCGATCACCGCCGTCTCGACCGCTCGCGCGACGTTCGGTGCCGTGCAGAACCGCCTGGACCACTCGCTGTCGGTCGCGGCCTCCTACCAGGAGAACCTGACCTCGGCGGAGTCGCGGATCCGCGACGTGGACATGGCGGACGAGATGGTCTCGCTCACGAAGAACCAGATCCTGTCCCAGGCAGGCACCGCGATGCTCAGCCAGGCCAACCAGGCCCCGCAGAGCGTCTTGCGCCTCCTCGGCTAG
- a CDS encoding flagellar brake protein, producing MPSVGDELLLSVPQTEQVLVRVTTEGPGFYDLALIEQPNTPQPILERSALTIEFINDDGVARMHGRLDVPQHRRGNGRGYGSDYASKETVRFAHRGSPQLLRRREYVRATVDLALTLTPIGADADGVTTHAHAIDLSGGGMLVKGMHCPHPGELLQFSLDLGDGSVPVTGFGRVVRLETGDRVGLQFTEIAEPECIRMQHLAFEMSREQRRRIA from the coding sequence ATGCCCTCCGTCGGCGACGAGCTGCTGCTGTCGGTCCCGCAGACCGAGCAGGTGCTCGTGCGCGTCACCACGGAGGGCCCCGGGTTCTACGACCTCGCGCTGATCGAGCAGCCCAACACGCCGCAGCCGATCCTCGAGCGCTCCGCGCTGACGATCGAGTTCATCAACGACGACGGCGTCGCCCGCATGCACGGCCGCCTCGACGTGCCCCAGCACCGCCGCGGCAACGGGCGCGGCTACGGCAGCGACTACGCGAGCAAGGAGACCGTGCGCTTCGCCCACCGCGGCAGCCCGCAGCTCCTGCGCCGCCGCGAGTACGTGCGTGCGACGGTGGACCTGGCCCTCACGTTGACGCCGATCGGCGCCGATGCGGATGGTGTGACCACGCACGCCCACGCGATCGACCTGTCCGGCGGCGGCATGCTCGTGAAGGGCATGCACTGCCCGCACCCGGGCGAGCTGCTGCAGTTCTCGCTCGATCTGGGCGACGGCAGCGTGCCGGTCACCGGCTTCGGCCGCGTCGTCCGCCTGGAGACCGGCGACCGCGTCGGCCTGCAGTTCACCGAGATCGCCGAGCCGGAGTGCATCCGCATGCAGCACCTCGCCTTCGAGATGTCCCGCGAGCAGCGCCGGAGGATCGCCTGA